ggtgtaaattcaCGTGTGTAAGTCGTTCACTAAGGACTCATTCTTGGCTTAGGAAACAGTCATTTCCAAACCTCAAATTATATAATGATGTAATTTAACAAACTTTTCATTGATGAGGCTCTAAACATGGCGTTGGCCTCAGTCACTGGTGCCTCAGCAGATGTCAAAGTGAAGGAATCAGTTTTCAGTGAAGAAATAATTTATTTGAAGcaaactattttatttacatattcatttaaataaactaaatatacaAAGTCATGAGAGGTAGTGCTGGTCAGGCTTTCTCTTGCTTAGTTGCACAGTTGAGTGTAGCTGGATATGACTTGCTCCACAGACGTAAAACTGTCCAGAAAATCCTCCTCTGAGATTCCAAACCTGATGTACTGATGAATATAAGCTCTGCAACAGTGTGAATAAACACTTaattcagaaacagaaaaacaggtcACCACAAGATCTTATATAAACATTCCCTTCGGTAAATATTGAGAGcatagctttaaaaaaacacgaCTGACTCACCTGGAGGCAAACATGTTCCAGGCTTTTCTCACCATGTTGTCCAGGGGTTTGAGCAGAGCCTGACTGTTACTGACCAGTGTGGCtgatttttcatatttattgaaAGGCACAGGTGAATTCCACCTCGTGAAAGCAGTTTCTGGTGACAGCCAGGATGTGTACAGAGCTGGATCCTCAAAGCCACCTGTGCATtcacatacaataataataaaggggattaataaagtataagatttagatttaatatcTCACATCATTGTTTCCACATCACatgatattaaaacaaacagtatATTTATCAGACCAGGCTCTACTGTGcagtatttcaatttcaacTGTTAAAATCTATTGATTTTTGAAGCATCTCACTGACCAGCCTCTGCACTGTACACATCTTTGCCCCTCAGAATGAGCAGGTTGGCCAGGGAGGTGTTGAAGCTGGCTCCTGTCAGACTCCTGGTTCGCTCAGAGGCTGAAGGTGGACGCATCTGCCAGTCTATACCTGAAACAGGGAAAACAAGAAGATACATAAAATACGATCCAACTCCAAACTATATAGTTAATAATCTTCTAATATCTCCAGACAAACTTAAGTGCCAAGTTCTTCAAAAGTCATTGAGTCAGTAGCAAATGGACTTGTAGGCttcttgaagatgtttcacctctcgtCTAAAGTcatttcacacctaatagtccacTAGACTTGGTTCaatgagaaaaataattactgaaggagaagacaagacaaaaaattaacaaaaaaactacacataATATCTTCAAATAGTGGAACAAGTAGCCCCGCTGCTACTAGAGAACCATGACCTGGATAAATCAGAATCTACACAGACATTAAGTGACAAATGTTGGCAACGGAAAGAAACTTGCCATCCTCCATCTTGCTGTTGGAGATGAGCATTTGTCGCAGGTGCTTGAGCAGCCCCGGCCAGCTGAACGTGCTGTAGGCGATGGAGGAACTCGGCATCTGAGGGATCGTGCACACACTGAGCAGCTTGTACTCTGGGTGACATGCAAGGCTGCTCACCAactcacctgagagacacacacatcacaacacaattaGTACATGAGGACTGTAGGTGCTGAGGTCAGCATTGACACAGGTGACGCCTTGACCGAGAGCTTTAACGGATAAATTCAGAGGCgttggacattttctctttcccTCCATGATGCTGTTGATGAGTCAGTGACAGAGGGATTTGATTCCATTCTGTCTAGAGACAGGAAACAGGTTGTGAGAGTAtgggatatactgtacatgcagaaAGGGTTCTACTGACCAGGAGTCAAGACTGCTCAGCTGCTCAGTGAATATTGCCTTTGTGGTACAAGCTCTAAACAACCTCCACCATCGTGTGCGTGCTTGCCTGTGTGCATTTCCCTCACCCAGTGGATTTCTACTGTAGACACCATGGGAGTCGGCAGTGAGTGCAGGCTGCAGCACACTGCCAAGCTGGTGAGCGATGACCCTGTTGACGTCACTGAAGGAGATGTGTTTGATGTTGAGCAGCTGACTGCAGATCCTGTGCACCGTGTCGTTCTCGTGCACCAGGATGGCGTCTGACAGCTGATAGAGATGAGCCAGCGTCAGCACTGAGTTGTAGTTCTGAACAATCACCTGAAACAAGTCAAGAGGGAGgggatttcattttatttaaaaaaaaacattctgctgTTATGTACCACTGTCCCGTTCAATGTCAGACTGACTTGACTGACATGTCATGGGCattgattttgtaaatttgaCTTGTGGGTAATTTCTACTGTATCTGATAACAATAATTGCAGAATTGCAATACACAACAAGCACCCAAAAACTATGATCCACCAGCATACTGTCCCAATCTAAGTTGCCTCCATACCTCTCCAGTCCCATAAGGCCAGGTGAGGTGGTTGAGGATGAAAGACTTTGAGTAGGCGTCTCGGAGACTCTGTGTGACGTAGGTACCGACCCCAGAGCCAGTTCCTCCTGCCACACTCATCATGGTCATGAAACCAGCCAGTCTGTCACAGCGCTCCACCTCTCGCCTCAccagctcctccaccacctctaTGTGACGAGGACCATGGACACAAAACCTGAGCGAGACAGGAATAAACAATAGCAGCGTTTTCACTCCCTACTGCAAGAGAAATTCAGAACTTTGACCACTTGTCAGTCAAGAATGAGCCTACAGGTTTCACTTTAATCTTAAAAAACTTCAACATGTAATATATCAAATTATAACAGCTGCAATTTGATTTggattttttatcattttacatGTTCAACAAGGAACATTTTTGGGTAAAGTTTCCTCACCCATTAGCCCAGTTGTTTCCAGAACCCTGTTTCTGGCTGAAGTGAGAATCATCTCCATATCTCCACCTGCCTGAATCTGCAGCCTTCTTCATACTCTGCTTTATCACTTTAGGCTCCATGTCTATGAGCACTGCTCTCGCCACAAGATCtggtcacaaaaaaagaaaaacttaagtCAATGTGATGTCACcacattattaaatataaaaatagactCGCTTACTGAGTGTGGTTTacctccatgtttgttttggtggAAGAAGCGCTCACAGCTGACTGTGGTGTGTGTCGTTCTCCTCTGTGCGTCCTGCGCGTCACTGCAGATGACGTCATAGAGCTCCTGACCAACCTGGTTCCCACACTGACCCAGCTGAAGCGTCACCACGGACATTTTACAGCCGACAAACAATGAACGCGCAGGAATGAACCTCTCTGAGTCACGTGCGGGTTTCCGAGCAGAGGACCAGAGCACACGGTCTGAAGTTCACAGCTAAACTCACGCGGTGTGAGGCACGTTTCATGTCCGCACCTGTGTGTTGCGCTCAGAAAGTCATGCTGCCGCCACAGCAGGAGAGACAGGAACATCCGGTTAAAGCTGTtaacactttcaaaataaaatgcaaatttaGTGAATAGTTACAAGTGAAAAGATGTGAGAAACGTATATTATGTTTATGCCTTTTATGTGTGGTTGAGCACAACTCGGAACATATTCAAGTATAATACATCGTATATGGGCATTAtgtgagtttatttatttatttgtttattctcaGCAGAGACCCATAAGTTAAACTGTACTAAGTAGTAGAAATTATTTGTTGATTCAGGGTGTGTGCGGTTTCTTTAAAAATGAGTGTATTTTTCATGGTTGTTCCATGCCAATTCAAAaaataaggaaagaaaaaatacatatgttacaaacaattcacatttcctattattatttatacacttGTGTTAATGCTTGattattttccctctttttaCGTGAGAAAAGCTAAACAAAAGTACCATGCTTATTCTACAAATCGTCTATGTATGAAGAgcagttattgttattttcaaaataaaagcctcgcAGGTCACCGCCCCTTGTGTTGAGCGGCGCAGACTGCGCATGCTCAGTGTAGTACCCGGTCATGGCggcggtgtgtgtttgtccatgaGGTGCGGGGGGACGCCTGCCATTCCTGCGGTGTGTGACAGAGACATCCGAGCGAAGCGCTGCCATGGCTGGAGTGTTTGACATTGATTTGGATCAGCCGGAGGACAATGTCTCCGACGATGAGTGCGAGGAGGTACTTTAATGATGCACGTAACTGCGGCAGTTGTCAGCTGTGGCTCTTAGCTGTTAGCAGTTAGCCTGCCAGGCACCGCAGGCCTGCTCTGCAGCCGGGGCTCCTAGGCCTCTGCTATCACTGTTAGCATGCACTGATGGACAGCATGACACCTTTCAAGACAGAGCTGTCACTTCTTGTGCGCTTACCTTTCTCCTAATGATGTTGGTCAGCGATGAAACGCTCGCGTTGTTGACGCTGTCATATTGTTACAACATCGCTGTTGTGCAAGCAAAGCCTTACTTGgctaaagctgctgctgctgctgcagtgataAATGTGGCTCAGTGAGCAACAGTTTATTTTggcaggacagagacacagtaaGGCAGTGTAGTCATTAAGCTGCtacctgtttgttttcacagtatgaataaaacataagtaaacaacatttaaataacatttcagaGCTGCAAACTACATTTACCTGAAAATAACAGCTatttactgaaaacaaatgtttgttgcaTGCGTTAAACTCACCTGATCACCTGCAGgtacagtgtatttacactgaaaacacgCTAACCTTCATACTAGACCATAAGAAGTTTTCTTAGACTTTTGGACCCCTGTGTCTGCCATCGTTATTCCACTAAGACAAACAACTTTTgaccttttgttgttttcctgcaccatgtttatgttcatgttacAGTGATTGAGCAACTGTTGCATCAAAGCAACTGTCTGTGATGATTTCTTCACAGACTATGATGCAAAGCCATaccatatttgtgtgtttgtgggcgggGACATAACAATGTGCTACCAAGGTTATTTTCATGAttgcatatatatatctctattaACTAATAACCAATCATAGTAATGACATGTACAGAGGGAAGTCTTTTTTGACTCATGATCATAATGTTTTGCTCAGGAATGTATTCTCCTTTCGGAAGAACGAATCACTTTGTAATTTCAAGATGTTTTTCAACCAAGTAACATATTTGTCACTGTTAGAACTCTTGACTCCAGAGAAATATGGTTTAGGGTGTATTGTTGAAGCCTGATTGACCTATGATTATTGGTTATGTGCTTTTATGATTTGAAATTCTTGTCGTACTCTGGATATATTGAATTATGTTGTtgctatttattttgttttaaattttaagtTAGTTTTTTAAGCTTCTGTTTATaaatcacactctctctgtgagtgtatATGATATGTATACATGGATGTAAAGAAAGGAAGGAATCAATATAGATGATTATTTGTTGCGTTTAGTGCCGATATCTTTGCACAAAGTATGTTTAAAGTAAGTGCTACAAGATGTTTTAGATAAGAAGGCATAACATGTTGAACAGAAGGAAGAAtatgatataaaaacacaaaatgccatgactttaaaacatttaaatagcaACACATACTGACTTAATTGAcatgtatgttgtgttttgtttttgctagGTTCAAATCAATGATATCATGGATCAGTGCAGTGGATTTGAATTGTAAGTATTCAATACAGTTTGTTcaatttgtgtttccttgtatGATTTTATGATGCTCTAGGCAGAAAAACAGGTGTGAGTGTTGTATGTTGAATATGTCTGTGCAGCAACATGGACGACTGTGAGAAGATTGAGATATCGGAGGACAATGTCAATCAGGGGACGGAGAACATTAGACCTGAGTGCTTTGAGCTGCTGCGGGTCCTGGGGAAAGGTGGCTATGGAAAGGTACTTGTGAAACCTTGATAAAGGACATGGAACACTACGCATAGTTTGGATTATGTGTTTTATGGTTAACTTTTGAATCACATTCTTTCTCAGCTCTTCACTTGATTGTTATAAGCATGCTAATTGTTTCTTTCTACTTTCTATGCAGGTTTTCCAAGTTCGAAAAGTTGTCGGTGCTGCTTCAGGCAAAATATTTGCCatgaaagttttaaaaaaggtaACTTAATTTTTTCCTCTGCCAGCTGCTCTCAGTATGTGTTATGTTAACAATCTGCATGCTTGTTATTATAAATAAGTATTCTGCTCCTGTCTGAAAATATTGGCTGTCCTTGAAGCCAGTGGTGGGGTAAGATTTCACTGCTAGTTGGTAAAATGCCATTTGTGCTTCTCTGCTGCAGCCTTGGCACTTGCAGTTCTCTGCCTCAGTCTCTTAGATACTGCTTGATATTCACACTGCTTCCgctttatttttctgaaatgaNNNNNNNNNNNNNNNNNNNNNNNNNNNNNNNNNNNNNNNNNNNNNNNNNNNNNNNNNNNNNNNNNNNNNNNNNNNNNNNNNNNNNNNNNNNNNNNNNNNNtagtatatcgtccaaaataggcaaaatatgtcatagtatagtatgttgtccaaaattcgtcaaaaatgtcatagtatagtatgtcgtccaaaatcactcaaaaatgttatattatagtatatcgttcgaaaatcactaaaaatagtaatagtatggtatatcatccaaaatcggcaaaaaaattcatattataatttgtcgtccaaaattactaaaaataagtcatagttgtgtgtcgtccaaaattgcaTCAAAATGACACggatttgtattttttcaaaAAGTCTTCAAAATATCATAGATTAGCACATCGTTCAATATCACACGTGAATAGTCACAGCTGAAGCTCCtgctttatgtctttgtgtgacAGTGATGCTGCAGAGACAACCTTCCATCGAGGACTGTGTACAGCAGTGTTCGTGTCTGAACTCAATTCAAAACTTTGGGACTTTCATCATGTACTTTAAGAGCTGAAAACTGTCTCCGAACCACCAGAGACGGCGTAGAAATGGACTTGAATCTTTGCTGCTGtttaaagaaaggaagagaaaaaaaaaagcgatgGCAGAATTATCTGTAAataaaatcttttcattaattCTCAAAACTCCTGTCCCACTGACAGGCACTTTCCCAATGCAGTTGAGTCCTTTGTCTCATGTAATTTTGTTTCAACATTCTCaactgccactttattaggtacacaggacacttGAAGAAAGACACCCAGAGAGGAGCATCTGccatttgttttactgttgcctttttatAATCTTGAACCACTCttgtcattctcctctgatATCTGATATAAATGGCCTCATTTATatcagaggagaatgacaaGAGTCATTTTCGttttcactttgtaaactgctgctcgctggatattttctctttttcagaccatactctgtttctcatttctttttgttgacacattttcatcatttcttgcctttattttcatttgttaattacaCAGCTAATATCTCATCATCTTAATATCCTCCTCAAGCTCCCATACTAGGGGAACATTGTTTTTTCCGTGATCATATTAGGATGAGGAAGAATAGCTAATCTGCTCTTCCTGTCATGTGGTCATTGTTTCGGCTCTAGATTAATGCCGCTCcatctgttttgtctgtcagtAGTTACTGAGGGGGAAAGTTATGCTcatagctgctgctgtgtagAAATATaattcacttgatttatttgcAAGGGTATCTCATTTCACTGGGTTAAAACAGCTCAAACATAACATTAAAATCAGAGCGTTTCTGAAGGAGTTTTCCACATTACAGCAGATATTCCACAGTAGAGCTGCTGTGTGCATCTGTTTCAACACATTCACAATATAATTAACAGCCAAGTTGGAACTGCAGCTGCTCCCTCTGACATTGTCCTTGCTTGCCTTTACACAGATCTGCAATAGCAGGCATTCACTGGGAAGGGTCAAAGAAATCCCAGgaggaaataaacacaatcaacaatcaGTTCATTAAGAATTGAGAGCCTAGATAACTCCATATGTAAACAAGTTCaagtttatttacaaaaacatgtttacgaACATCAACACTATAACTGGGAAATGAAAGCAAACATATCGTCAGTCAAGTCTATGTTACAAAAATATTGACCTATTTACTATTGTACAGTATCTACAACATATTTAACATTCCTCATCGTAACTTGCTCTGTGTTATTAAGATTGTCTTCAATGTGCAACATAATCACTTTTCTTCACACCTCAAATTTCACAACTGTTACATACAAAAGCTTCATAAAACCAGCTGTCGATCAGCTGATCAGTGGTTACAGTTTGTCCTCCTACATGTGAAGATTTCAGACGGAGCCAAggctcttctctttttttttgtttcactatACTCCATGTTAGTCAATACTCCTCGATGTTTCAACTTCATTCAGTTTCACCTTCTGGGGCATGTGAGttcacattctgtgtgtgtgtgtgtatgtgtgtgcgtgcgtgcgtgcatgtgatATCTGAAACAGGATCTGGATGCGGCTGTTGTTAAGTCCAGGCTGGTTCAAGGGTGGAACAGGAGCCAAAGAAGTCCATGTCATCCTGgaaagagcaggaagaggaacccacacacactgtgattagTAATGTATCTGCCCAGAGCTGAGCAGCAGCCGACTTATAACAGGATAGTGTTGTCCACATCAAAGAACTTGTGCTATCTCCTGTTTCTTTTAGCAGCTGCTCTTCATGgacagacactcacacagcaATGTCCCAGTCCATAAAAAGGACATCCAAGATGACAACTTGGGTGTCTTTTGCAGGAAAAAACAGTATGCAGTAGTCTGAGAAGAtgggttttattttacagtcccTCAATGTCTGTATAGGAATGAGTAAAACTGTGTGGGAGAGATCATGTGATTTCGTAACTGATGTTAGAGAACATCGAGGATCATTAagcagtttttctttgtggCAGCTAATCTGAAATGCCATGGGAGTGTCTTCATGTGTCAAGGTAAACGTTTGAGTTGATTTACTGATTTACAGCTTGAGACATGACTTTGGGACTTAGAGACTCACCTAACTGAGTTGATGGGTGCTGTTGTTTCTGAAGAAGTGCATCTGTCATAGCTTCACTGAAGCTCTGTCTGGTCCTCTCAGGTGAGTTCTCCTCTGACCTGCACCCGTCCTCTTCCTCGCCTCCCTCACCATCCTCTTCCACCTCTGGTCTCCCTGTAGATCCTGTGTCACACTGAGGCATTGCCAAGCACTCTGCAGGCTCTGAGCTCGCTGTTGTCCCACCAACTGCTATGCTGTCAAACTCCAATTGTCCTCCATGCTGCACCTGGGTGTCTTCCTCATCCAGGTTTCTGAGGGAGTGGAATCAAGAGAGCTGCGGTTATTATCACCACAAATATCTGTTCACATCCACACCCTGTGGTGTTTCATATCTATATTAGATGTCTCTGTTTGTACTCAACACCTCAGAGTATAATTAGCCACATTAAACTATGTCTACACCACCGTTAATAGCAATGAAAATCAGAACACAAGCCCCAAGGAAGGTGGGCAGCATACGGCCACAGGGCCAGATCTGGTCCATGGACCAGTTTTAAACGGCGTGCACTGATTTAAAAGACTACAAGATGTCCAATCAATAAAAGGCAACGCTGTATAAAAGTTACTATACATGCAGAGCGAGTTTCACTTCGTAGTACTACATCttcacattaaaagcatttAACTGGCAAAACACAGCTTGACATTCATTTTGAAGTCGCCAAGAAAGTGCCATGTGTCATTGAGTTCAACAACCACTGCTTATTTGTAGCACACATAGCTTTGTTTCATGGAGCTCTACTTCTTTCTTGTGAACAAATctgcaaaatgtgcaaaattCATTCTCACCCGTCACTGAGACTCATCTGGGAATGGAAGGGACTGTTGTCCTGGCAACGGTTTAGACTGCACCTCTCATCACAGCACAGTGATGGGATCAGGTGGACCGGAcctgaacaaaacacacaagttaaaatgttataaatgtcaAGACAGCATGATGATAAACAACTGAATTCTGAATACAATACTTAGTGTGAATTAATGTCTACTGCTAATATCACGTGGCTCTGAATTACACCGTACCATTTGTGTGTCCGGGGCCAAGGTGACACTGGCAGCAGGGTCTCTGGGGAAAGTCGTGTAACCAGCGAGGGTCCAGGCAGGACAGCTCTGCCCCACTGTATGGACAGTCCTGGGACCTCAGAGACGCTGCTGAGGGAACATTTGTAGGACGGTCAACCACAGAGACATACAACAGCCTTACAGCAGCAGAGGCCTTCCACTAGAACAACTTTGATATTAAAAAGACAAGTGCATGGAGCAGCATCACTGATACTGACATCATGTCTGAATTTCctgtaacaaaaaacaaagcactaaTATACTGAACTGCACAGGTAGGCAGGTTGTGCTTGAATTTGTTTGGAAATGCCTCACAACCCTCGAGTCCATGAGGCCGATTAAAATTCTTTAGAGTCATTTTAAAAGCTACTGGGTTAGCATTATGCGGCAGCTTGGGTGAAgggtggggtgtgtgtttaGACTGAGTGGAACTActaacacagattttttttttactcttattCACAATACACCACTTAAAAAAgagtaaataacacacagaGTTTAAGCATGGTAATCTGTACCATGCTCTTTGTTTCAGGTGATCTTACCGGGCAAGCATGATGTCATTAACTGTTTGCCCGGGGATATTTCACATACTTAAACAGTTTTGGCTTCAGGAATGATGCTCATTATACAAGTTACCACAAATATGCTACGCCAGGCTTTAATAAGGCTTAAACCTGAAGATCACAACTGACAGATGAAATGGCTCTGTTTGCGTAGTCGACAATAATGAAATCGGGCTcatccagtttttttttgtatcgtCTACATATATTCAGATTTACCACAGCACTTGCTGCTTTAAAACTACAGGCACGTCGCAAAGCACATgcgtgattaaaacaagtgatttaAGATAACTTATCACCATCCTATCTTCACTGTTTGCCATTTACAATGATGTGGGGGGTTCTCAGCCAAGGAACCACTAAAACATATGGAAATATTCCTGTGACCTCTTCATGTATTTCCTCTGCAATAATTTGACTATAAGTAGTCAACAGTAGACAAGTAAACAACAACTTCTGTGGAAATGATCgacactagggctgcaactaatgattattctCATTGTTGATTCATCTGTCCAGTATTTCCTCAATACTCAGTTTACTGATATATACTGTGTACACAACATATGGGAAACATGTATGTGGGGAAGCATGAATTAAAATAGCTATCttttctgaagaagaaaaaaactgcttctacaggttaaagaaTTTAGTGTAACAGCACGTAgcctttccttttttaaaaactggagTAGAAccaaaatgaatgtgaatggtAAAACCTGTGGTTCTTCTACTATTTCATATTGCAAAATATCAGCTGTGGAAAAGACCTATCATGCCAGgtttatttaagtttattaataaatataagaccaaatttcagtcacatcattccaatccaaataacaattatcacagaatttgacaaacataaacagccctgagacttttgcacagtacagtatttactgtataaatatgaggaacatctgtctgtctgttaatcaaATAACTGTCCAATGGTTTGcttgattttatatatatgtagacCCCACTAGAGAACCACTGGTACAAGTAAGAGAATTTTAGAAACATGTCTTGATCATAGTACATTCTTTACTGGGAATTGACTGGCACCCAGGGAGAGGTGGTTCAAAGGTCGGTGCTGGCTGCATAGAACCACATGCAGAAAAAAAGCTTGCCTTTTGCAGTGGTGCATGGAAAGTCTTTCTGGCCCTAAAATGTGAAAACCTCCTTTGAGCTCCTGCATCCGCTGTTTGAATACACTATCCAAAGTCTCAGCTCTG
This Solea senegalensis isolate Sse05_10M linkage group LG8, IFAPA_SoseM_1, whole genome shotgun sequence DNA region includes the following protein-coding sequences:
- the LOC122774018 gene encoding tubulin delta chain-like translates to MSVVTLQLGQCGNQVGQELYDVICSDAQDAQRRTTHTTVSCERFFHQNKHGDLVARAVLIDMEPKVIKQSMKKAADSGRWRYGDDSHFSQKQGSGNNWANGFCVHGPRHIEVVEELVRREVERCDRLAGFMTMMSVAGGTGSGVGTYVTQSLRDAYSKSFILNHLTWPYGTGEVIVQNYNSVLTLAHLYQLSDAILVHENDTVHRICSQLLNIKHISFSDVNRVIAHQLGSVLQPALTADSHGVYSRNPLGELVSSLACHPEYKLLSVCTIPQMPSSSIAYSTFSWPGLLKHLRQMLISNSKMEDGIDWQMRPPSASERTRSLTGASFNTSLANLLILRGKDVYSAEAGGFEDPALYTSWLSPETAFTRWNSPVPFNKYEKSATLVSNSQALLKPLDNMVRKAWNMFASRAYIHQYIRFGISEEDFLDSFTSVEQVISSYTQLCN
- the LOC122774019 gene encoding ribosomal protein S6 kinase beta-1-like, whose product is MAGVFDIDLDQPEDNVSDDECEEVQINDIMDQCSGFEFNMDDCEKIEISEDNVNQGTENIRPECFELLRVLGKGGYGKVFQVRKVVGAASGKIFAMKVLKKVT